A single region of the Podospora pseudopauciseta strain CBS 411.78 chromosome 1, whole genome shotgun sequence genome encodes:
- the CHS2_1 gene encoding Chitin synthase, class 2 (COG:M; EggNog:ENOG503NUPC; CAZy:GT2_Chitin_synth), which translates to MDNRLGRPNSPPGGRVPVPPEYMLPAYDDVHHESSATGMGAAHGHGSNVRLLTDMEDPNDYQESDRHERPGRRRQPYEPSIDSRSSILDPPLRMHPPTESYVSYDQSSMNESSWGPSRASSPEYSPPRGHPPPHSHRFEPADINGAPRPGTPSTVYGGSPRRPLPRAPMYNSPTRGMQSTTSFHDDATVNIPLASHHDDPFGPESDVTDNRRHHHTHSSYSADQMTLNEDEYYDEDGDVREKADRYVPAPAEGRQERRGVRAPQMSKREVQLINGELVLECKIPTILYSFLPRRDEIEFTHMRYTAVTCDPDDFVERGYKLRQNIGRTARETELFICITMYNEDEYGFTRTMHAVMKNISHFCSRNKSRTWGENGWQKIVVCVVSDGREKIHPRTLDALAAMGVYQHGIAKNYVNQKTCLSPDTMVRTTNGDKPIRDIAVGDQLFDHEDRPVQCLAAEAIQTSRMMKVTYTGYNSVSKSSFTCTPDHIMTLVAYGVKPFRHSNSNRVTWWTRCDRTELGADAVEIKWDAAMHDLYTEYREQLGRRPTDAEVRMYLKAITSTRVVPGSEDDDSQRVEETYQSPVLIKLLAKLKAMDVDVDGEDESVVLMLLQQHMEDYLEHMIPEPEDIPDEDNDDLIIDLDASRKRKIGTISTLSSRVSDKTFGQSPFIKSSPVNSQQQSRNEASQSTVSTYASVLTEDDHREMFAPVRNKLAVRDPMCKCQNLSCKGLRRVSTVFETSEQADLALELLSGDHYRVVDPCAVQDMEVFTMTLEEYQATCTAPMTQHKSKLRLYRSPLRFQPYQGPVSPVPIDPFWFGFWLGNGTKNNSEITSTDPEVEVYTQALVDRLNRDSIPPGKAPLKVSKYRIDTGTKHVYKGEEIKATKVAHRLRVMSTVSNLDKTHWNPVHDGLRELGLLGDKSGGIPDCYMNADENTRLAVLAGLIESDGWLSHGLNCYGFGQYTYEHKKLVEDARKLALSCGIQCNPIFERKNGKDRPEPGWFFYMGRGVEKFQPHLLLPRKRMTIPFTTSKNRDVRPFDVEDAGDGEFRLIEVSGELFQLADRTVVHNCTAHVYEYTTQVSLDSDLKFKGAEKGIVPCQMIFCLKEKNAKKLNSHRWFFNAFGKALNPNVCILLDVGTKPGSNSLYHLWKAFDTDSNVAGACGEIKAMKGKYGVNLLNPLVASQNFEYKMSNILDKPLESVFGYITVLPGALSAYRYHALQNDETGHGPLSQYFKGETLHGQHADVFTANMYLAEDRILCWELVAKRGERWVLKYVKGCTGETDVPDTVPEFVSQRRRWLNGAFFAAVYSLVHFKQIWLTDHTIARKVLLHIEFLYQLLQLLFTYFSLANFYLTFYFIAGGLADPHVTPFDADGKAALYIFTILRYICVLLISTQFILSLGNRPQGSRKMYLASMIIYAVIMIYTLFASIWIVVHQLSPKKEDKDKPELEMGNNVFTNMIVSTASTIGLYFVMSFMYLDPWHMFTSFVPYLILLPSYICTLQIYAFCNTHDVTWGTKGDNVMKTDLGGAVGKGSGSTVELEMPSEQLDIDSGYDEALRNLRDRIEVPEKPPSDAQLQEDYYKSVRTYMVVSWLVANATLAMAVSEIYGSSGIGDNFYLRFILWSVAALAAFRALGSTTFAIINLINMVVEGRVKAKFAVPNWARGLIEKMRDGARDIGEGVANSVRR; encoded by the exons ATGGATAACAGGCTCGGCAGGCCCAACTCCCCGCCAGGCGGACGCGTACCAGTACCGCCCGAGTACATGCTGCCAGCTTACGATGATGTCCACCACGAATCGAGCGCCACTGGCATGGGCGCCGCGCATGGCCACGGTTCTAATGTCAGGCTGTTGACGGATATGGAGGACCCTAATGATTATCAGGAATCTGATAGGCATGAGAGGCC AGGCAGAAGACGACAGCCATACGAACCCTCGATTGATTCACGGTCCTCTATTCTCGACCCGCCCCTCCGAATGCACCCACCGACCGAGTCGTATGTTTCGTATGATCAGAGTAGCATGAACGAGAGCAGTTGGGGCCCTTCACGAGCATCATCCCCCGAGTATTCCCCTCCACGCggccacccaccaccacacagcCACAGGTTCGAACCCGCCGATATCAATGGAGCCCCCCGCCCAGGAACCCCTTCCACCGTCTACGGAGGCTCTCCGCGCCGACCCCTTCCCCGTGCCCCAATGTACAACAGTCCAACGAGGGGCATGCAGTCGACGACCAGCTTTCACGATGATGCAACAGTCAACATCCCACTTGCCAGCCATCACGACGATCCCTTTGGCCCCGAGTCAGACGTCACTGACAACAGACGGCACCATCATACCCACTCATCCTACTCGGCAGATCAAATGACCCTGAACGAGGATGAATATTacgatgaagatggtgaCGTTCGTGAGAAGGCTGACCGCTACGTTCCAGCACCGGCGGAGGGGCGACAGGAGCGCCGTGGTGTCCGCGCCCCCCAAATGAGCAAGAGAGAGGTGCAGCTTATCAATGGTGAACTCGTGTTGGAGTGCAAGATTCCCACCATCTTGTATTCATTCCTCCCGCGCCGCGACGAAATCGAGTTTACTCATATGCGCTACACGGCCGTGACCTGCGACCCAGACGACTTTGTTGAAAGGGGCTACAAGCTGCGTCAGAACATTGGCCGGACCGCCCGCGAGACGGAATTGTTTATTTGCATCACCATGTACAACGAAGACGAGTATGGCTTCACGCGCACGATGCACGCTGTCATGAAGAACATCTCCCACTTTTGTAGCCGTAACAAGTCACGAACGTGGGGAGAGAACGGATGGCAGAAAATCGTCGTGTGCGTGGTGTCTGATGGACGAGAAAAGATTCACCCTCGCACACTCGACGCCTTGGCAGCCATGGGCGTCTACCAGCACGGCATCGCAAAGAATTACGTTAACCAGAAGACGTGTCTCTCTCCAGACACGATGGTCCGCACCACCAATGGTGACAAGCCCATCCGAGACATCGCTGTAGGAGACCAGCTCTTCGACCACGAGGACCGACCCGTCCAGTGCCTAGCTGCTGAGGCTATTCAGACCTCCCGCATGATGAAGGTTACCTACACCGGGTACAACAGCGTCAGCAAGTCGTCCTTCACCTGTACGCCGGACCATATCATGACCCTGGTGGCTTATGGTGTCAAGCCCTTCAGGCATTCGAACAGCAACCGTGTTACGTGGTGGACTCGTTGCGATCGAACCGAGCTTGGGGCCGATGCGGTTGAGATCAAGTGGGATGCAGCCATGCATGATCTGTATACCGAGTACCGTGAGCAGCTGGGTCGCCGTCCAACTGATGCTGAGGTCCGCATGTACCTGAAGGCCATCACGTCCACGAGAGTTGTCCCCGGTTCTGAAGATGATGACTCTCAGAGGGTTGAAGAGACATATCAGAGTCCTGTTCTCATCAAGCTGCTGGCTAAGCTCAAGGCTATGGACGTGGACGTCGACGGTGAGGATGAATCGGTAGTATTGATGCTGCTACAGCAGCACATGGAGGACTATCTTGAGCACATGATACCTGAGCCAGAGGATATCCCTGACGAGGACAACGACGACCTGATCATCGATCTTGATGCCAGCCGGAAGAGAAAGATTGGCACTATCAGCACGCTGTCTTCCCGCGTCTCGGACAAGACTTTCGGCCAGTCTCCTTTCATCAAGTCGTCTCCTGTTAACAGCCAACAGCAGTCTCGAAACGAGGCCTCACAGTCGACCGTGTCGACGTACGCGTCTGTACTCACTGAGGACGACCACAGGGAAATGTTCGCCCCTGTCCGGAACAAGCTCGCAGTGCGTGATCCGATGTGCAAGTGTCAGAATCTGTCCTGCAAGGGCCTTCGGAGGGTGTCGACTGTCTTCGAAACCTCAGAGCAAGCCGACCTCGCTCTTGAGCTGCTATCAGGAGATCACTACCGTGTGGTTGACCCCTGCGCCGTCCAGGACATGGAGGTGTTCACGATGACGCTGGAGGAATATCAGGCAACCTGCACGGCTCCGATGACGCAGCATAAGAGCAAGCTAAGACTATATCGGTCACCCCTGAGGTTCCAGCCGTATCAGGGTCCAGTGTCACCTGTCCCAATCGACCCAttttggtttggtttctGGCTTGGTAATGGAACTAAGAACAATAGTGAGATTACCAGTACGGATCCGGAGGTCGAGGTCTACACGCAGGCACTCGTCGACCGCCTGAACCGTGATAGTATCCCTCCTGGAAAAGCGCCTCTCAAAGTATCCAAGTACAGGATTGATACCGGCACAAAACACGTCTACAAGGGAGAAGAAATCAAGGCAACGAAGGTCGCTCATCGTTTGCGTGTTATGAGCACTGTAAGCAACCTTGACAAGACACACTGGAACCCTGTTCACGACGGCCTCAGAGAACTCGGCCTGCTGGGAGACAAGAGCGGTGGCATCCCCGACTGCTACATGAACGCGGACGAGAATACGCGCCTGGCTGTTCTCGCAGGCCTCATTGAATCCGACGGATGGCTTTCTCACGGTCTCAACTGTTACGGCTTTGGCCAGTACACCTACGAGCACAAGAAGCTTGTTGAGGACGCCCGCAAGTTAGCCCTCTCCTGCGGGATCCAGTGTAACCCTATCTTCGAACGGAAGAATGGTAAGGACCGCCCTGAGCCTGGCTGGTTCTTTTATATGGGCAGAGGGGTGGAGAAGTTCcagcctcacctcctcctccctcgaaaGCGCATGACGATCCCGTTCACCACGTCTAAGAACAGGGACGTACGGCCCTTCGACGTCGAGGACGCCGGCGACGGCGAGTTCCGCCTCATCGAGGTCTCGGGAGAGCTCTTCCAGCTTGCAGATCGCACCGTGGTTCACAACTGCACCGCCCACGTGTACGAGTACACCACGCAGGTTTCTCTGGATTCGGATCTCAAGTTCAAGGGCGCCGAGAAGGGGATAGTGCCCTGCCAAATGATCTTTTGCTTGAAGGAAAAGAACGCCAAGAAGCTAAACTCGCATAGATGGTTCTTCAACGCATTTGGCAAGGCGCTAAACCCAAACGTGTGTATCTTGCTGGATGTCGGAACCAAGCCTGGGAGTAACTCGCTATATCACCTGTGGAAGGCATTCGATACCGACTCGAACGTTGCCGGCGCTTGCGGAGAGATTAAAGCAATGAAAGGTAAATACGGAGTCAATCTGTTGAATCCGCTGGTTGCGTCGCAGAATTTCGAATACAAAATGTCCAATATTCTGGACAAACCATTGGAGTCGGTGTTTGGCTACATCACCGTGTTGCCTGGCGCCCTGAGTGCGTACCGATACCATGCGCTCCAGAATGACGAAACGGGGCACGGGCCACTGAGCCAGTATTTCAAGGGCGAGACGCTCCATGGGCAGCACGCCGACGTGTTTACCGCCAACATGTACTTGGCCGAGGACAGAATCTTGTGCTGGGAGCTGGTTGCCAAACGCGGCgagaggtgggtgttgaagTACGTCAAAGGTTGCACGGGTGAGACAGATGTGCCTG ACACCGTCCCCGAGTTCGTCTCCCAGCGTCGTCGCTGGCTGAACGGAGCGTTCTTCGCCGCTGTGTATTCCCTGGTGCATTTCAAGCAGATCTGGCTCACCGACCACACCATTGCCCGCAAGGTGCTGCTGCACATTGAGTTCTTGTATCAGCTCCTGCAACTCCTCTTCACCtacttctccctcgccaatTTCTACCTCACCTTCTACTTCATCGCCGGTGGTCTTGCCGATCCCCACGTCACACCTTTCGACGCCGACGGCAAAGCTGCCCTCTacatcttcaccatcctccgGTATATCTGTGTTCTATTGATCTCGACCCAGTTCATCCTGTCTCTCGGCAACCGTCCTCAGGGCTCCCGCAAGATGTACCTCGCGTCCATGATCATCTACGCTGTCATCATGATCTACACGCTGTTCGCCTCGATTTGGATTGTCGTCCACCAGCTCTCCCCTaagaaggaggacaaggacaagccCGAGCTCGAGATGGGCAACAACGTCTTCACCAACATGATCGTCTCGACAGCCTCAACTATTGGTCTCTACTTTGTCATGTCCTTCATGTACCTCGACCCCTGGCACATGTTCACCTCCTTCGTCCCGTACCTGATTCTCTTGCCCTCGTACATTTGCACTTTGCAAATCTACGCCTTCTGCAACACCCACGACGTCACCTGGGGAACGAAGGGCGACAACGTCATGAAGACGGATCTCGGTGGTGCCGTCGGCAAGGGGTCCGGTTCGACTGTCGAGTTGGAAATGCCCTCTGAGCAGTTGGACATCGACTCTGGATACGACGAGGCCCTCCGCAACCTCAGAGATAGAATTGAAGTGCCCGAGAAGCCACCCTCGGACGCGCAGCTGCAGGAGGATTACTACAAGTCGGTCCGTACCTACATGGTTGTTTCCTGGTTGGTGGCCAACGCCACGCTCGCCATGGCAGTCAGTGAAATCTATGGCAGCAGTGGCATTGGCGACAACTTTTACCTGCGCTTCATTCTCTGGTCTGTCGCCGCGTTGGCGGCCTTCAGAGCCCTGGGGAGCACGACttttgccatcatcaacttgATCAacatggtggtggagggcagGGTCAAAGCAAAGTTTGCAGTGCCCAACTGGGCTAGGGGTTTGATCGAGAAGATGAGGGACGGAGCGAGAGATATCGGAGAGGGGGTTGCTAATAGTGTTAGGAGGTGA
- the MET5 gene encoding Sulfite reductase [NADPH] subunit beta (EggNog:ENOG503NV1H; BUSCO:EOG0926047G; COG:P): MAGALTTIRTPEEAVARIAYLSSDVVISVQPSLASDSEFSSHLKQLAKQKEQSLVAKTSDAVPEIQSVRHNNDPLLSVFTPIRSGQLVSVTTTSSILLPSVAHLYKLANLPVVIHVALGPKSFPDYSAITSIRNSGWTFLQSWSLQEAQDIALTAHALAIRSGKGVIHFFDPSSGAVAESIEGASADVVRAVLNLDNVRRFQSAPISGSGIYADDGRVAVVSEQPEPLALSGGVTANQAGEGEAETPLLTSQSSVKSSQRSETSTPPSVSTATTIEAAAPPVSSEDIYKYVTGIWAQLNQLVGRQYNAFEWTGSQSAENTIFLFGSDVALFSDAIAKAQSGDSFANAGIIAPRLYRPWLGAKLIDALPKSVKRVAVLEQVSRKTTKWGPVLIDVLTSVKSAVGGVETIVGYQLGYITKESVKQALSGVFQNLTLEKPVQNLEVGEREIPQETSEYDLSKPKLEVSYTKILDQLFGSRAFVANSLDSDNAGVSRTISATPEYGFGSLLARKERRQKFVAEVKEAASNGRFLTEVPKRALAKWVASADDAKKSEEAAEEVVSKLTLDNSTPSKALLQHKAFFRKQSLWLVGSDAWAYDLGNSGVHQVLTSGENVNLLIIDSTPYSERAAADANRRKKDIGLYAMNFGNAYVASTAVYSSYTQVLQAMDEADKFNGPSIVLAYLPYFGEHESPLTVLTETKKAVDLGYWPLYRWNPENEKKGEPNFSLDSERIKKELKAFLDRDNQLTQMMRKEPQFGAVLDQDFGTEIRAQQKRKAKDAYNQLLEGLFGAPLTILFGSDGGNAQSLAKRLGTRGRARGLKTTVMAMEDYPVEDLPTEENIVFITSTAGQGEFPVNGKPFWDAIKDSTELDLASVKYSVFSLGDSHYWPRKEDKVYYNKPGKDLDRVLANFGGSRLAPLGLGDDQDPDGYQTGYSEWEPKLWEALGVSKVDGLPDEPPPITNEDIKIASNFLRGTIAEELLDTSTGAISASNQQLTKFHGTYMQDDRDVRDERKAQGLEPAYSFMIRCRLPGGVSTPKQWIQMDDIANELGNETMKLTTRQTFQFHGVVKAKLKPAMQAINRALMDTLAACGDVNRNVMCSPLPSQSAYHREVYYWSKKISEHLLPSTTAYHEIWLTDYDGKKTQVAGDAVQDFEPLYGPTYLPRKFKISIAIPPHNDVDVYAHDIGLIAIKGNDGHLLGFNLLVGGGMGTTHNNKKTYPQTGRMLGFVKADQTHIACEKVMLVQRDHGDRKNRKHARLKYTVDDLTVDVFRSKVEELWGQPFLPAKPFHFDSNIDTFGWLKDETGMNHFTMFIENGRIEDTADFQMKTGLREIAKVHKGEFRLTPNQHLILSNVADEDLDTLKKLLAQYKLDNLHFSALRLSSSACVAFPTCGLAMAESERYLPVLISKLEACLEENGLRQDSIVMRMTGCPNGCARPWLAEVAFVGKAYGAYNMYLGGGYHGQRLNKLYRSSIKEDEILEIMRGLLSRYAKEREQGERFGDWTIRAGIIKATTDGRNFHEGVAEEEEEEAEE, from the exons ATGGCAGGCGCACTCACCACGATAAGGACGCCTGAAGAGGCCG TCGCGAGAATTGCATACCTTTCCAGCGATGTGGTCATCTCAGTCCAGCCGTCGCTCGCCTCTGATTCCGAGTTCTCGAGCCACTTGAAGCAGCTCGCCAAACAAAAGGAACAAAGCTTGGTCGCGAAGACCTCGGACGCTGTTCCAGAAATCCAATCAGTCAGACACAACAACGACCCATTACTCTCCGTCTTCACTCCCATCCGCTCCGGCCAGCTGGTTtccgtcaccaccacatctTCCATTCTCCTGCCCTCGGTAGCACATCTCTACAAGCTTGCCAACCTCCCCGTCGTCATCCATGTTGCGCTTGGTCCCAAGAGCTTCCCAGACTACTCGgccatcacctccatcaGAAATTCGGGATGGACCTTCCTCCAGTCCTGGTCCCTCCAGGAGGCTCAAGACATTGCGCTGACTGCTCATGCCTTGGCCATTCGCTCGGGCAAGGGTGTCATCCACTTCTTCGACCCCAGCTCCGGTGCTGTTGCCGAGTCCATTGAGGGCGCGAGCGCCGACGTTGTCCGCGCTGttctcaacctcgacaaTGTGCGGAGGTTCCAGTCTGCGCCGATCTCGGGGTCAGGGATTTACGCTGATGATGGGCGGGTCGCCGTGGTTTCTGAGCAGCCGGAACCCCTGGCTCTCTCTGGTGGAGTCACCGCCAACCAagcaggagagggtgaagcaGAAACCCCTCTTCTTACCTCACAGTCGTCAGTCAAGTCCAGTCAACGGAGTGAGACCAGCACGCCACCAAGTGTATCCACTGCAACTACCATCGAGGCCGCAGCTCCCCCTGTGTCGTCCGAGGATATCTACAAGTACGTCACCGGCATCTGGGCTCAGCTCAACCAGCTTGTCGGCAGACAATACAACGCCTTCGAGTGGACGGGGTCACAATCGGCCGAAAacaccatcttcctctttggCTCAGATGTTGCCTTGTTCTCTGACGCTATTGCCAAGGCACAGTCTGGTGACTCCTTTGCCAACGCTGGCATCATTGCTCCTAGACTTTACCGCCCGTGGCTGGGCGCCAAGTTGATCGATGCCCTTCCCAAATCTGTCAAGAGGGTGGCAGTCCTTGAGCAGGTGTCGAGAAAGACCACAAAGTGGGGCCCCGTTCTCATCGATGTCTTGACTTCTGTCAAGAGTGCTGTTGGTGGCGTCGAGACTATTGTTGGGTACCAACTTGGCTACATCACCAAGGAAAGTGTCAAGCAAGCTTTGTCCGGTGTTTTCCAGAACTTGACTCTGGAAAAGCCTGTACAGAActtggaggttggtgagcgCGAGATTCCTCAGGAGACCTCCGAGTACGACCTCTCGAAGCCCAAGCTTGAGGTTTCTTATACCAAGATCCTCGATCAGTTGTTTGGAAGCAGAGCCTTTGTCGCCAACTCCCTCGATTCCGACAATGCCGGCGTCTCACGGACCATCTCGGCCACTCCCGAGTATGGTTTCGGCTCTCTCCTCGCCAGAAAGGAGCGCAGACAAAAGTTTGTtgccgaggtcaaggaggccgCCAGCAATGGCCGTTTCTTGACTGAAGTTCCCAAGAGAGCCTTGGCCAAGTGGGTAGCTAGCGCTGACGATGCGAAGAAGTctgaggaggctgccgaggaggttgtttCCAAGCTTACACTCGACAACTCGACGCCATCAAAGGCCCTGCTCCAGCACAAGGCATTCTTCCGCAAGCAGTCTCTTTGGCTTGTTGGGTCCGACGCCTGGGCTTATGACCTTGGCAACTCTGGCGTTCATCAGGTTCTGACTTCGGGCGAAAATGTCAACCTGCTCATCATTGACTCGACCCCTTACTCTGAGCGCGCTGCCGCTGATGCGAACCGCAGAAAGAAGGACATTGGTCTCTATGCCATGAACTTTGGAAACGCTTACgtcgcctccaccgccgtctACAGCTCTTACACCCAGGTTCTTCAGGCTATGGATGAGGCCGACAAGTTCAATGGCCCCTCTATCGTTCTGGCTTATCTTCCCTACTTTGGTGAGCACGAGTCTCCTTTGACCGTTCTCACTGAGACCAAGAAGGCCGTGGACCTTGGTTACTGGCCTTTGTACCGGTGGAACCCCGAgaatgagaagaagggcgagCCCAACTTCTCTCTTGACTCTGAGCGTATCAAGAAGGAGCTTAAGGCATTCCTTGACAGAGACAACCAGCTCACTCAGATGATGCGGAAGGAACCCCAGTTTGGTGCTGTTCTTGATCAGGACTTTGGTACTGAGATTCGCGCCCAGCAGAAGCGCAAGGCCAAGGATGCTTATAACCAGCTCTTGGAAGGTCTCTTCGGTGCGCCGTTGACCATTCTGTTTGGTTCTGATGGTGGCAACGCCCAGTCCCTCGCCAAGCGGTTGGGTACCAGGGGCCGTGCCCGTGGCCTGAAGACCACAGTCATGGCCATGGAGGACTACCCAGTCGAGGACTTGCCAACGGAGGAGAACATTGTCTTCATCACCTCGACCGCCGGTCAGGGTGAGTTCCCGGTCAACGGCAAGCCTTTCTGGGATGCCATCAAGGACAGCACCGAGCTCGATCTTGCTTCCGTCAAGTATTCCGTCTTCTCTCTTGGTGATAGCCACTACTGGCCCAGAAAGGAGGACAAGGTGTACTACAACAAGCCCGGAAAGGACCTCGACAGGGTTCTGGCCAACTTTGGCGGTTCCCGTCTGGCTcctcttggtcttggtgatgacCAGGACCCAGATGGATACCAGACCGGCTACTCCGAGTGGGAGCCCAAGCTTTGGGAAGCCCTCGGCGTGTCAAAGGTCGATGGCCTCCCAGATGAGCCTCCCCCGATCACCAACGAGGACATCAAGATCGCCTCCAACTTCCTGCGTGGTACCATCGCCGAGGAGCTCTTGGACACATCGACCGGCGCCATCTCGGCTTCCAATCAGCAACTGACCAAGTTCCACGGCACATACATGCAGGATGATCGTGATGTCCGTGACGAGCGCAAGGCCCAGGGTCTTGAGCCAGCCTACTCCTTCATGATTCGCTGCAGACTTCCCGGCGGTGTCTCGACACCAAAGCAGTGGATCCAGATGGACGACATTGCCAACGAGCTCGGAAACGAGACCATGAAGTTGACCACCCGTCAAACCTTCCAGTTCCACGGCGTCGTCAAGGCCAAGCTCAAGCCTGCCATGCAAGCCATCAACCGGGCTCTCATGGACACCCTTGCCGCCTGCGGTGATGTCAACCGTAACGTCATGTGCAGTCCTCTTCCTTCGCAGTCTGCCTACCATCGTGAGGTTTACTACTGGTCCAAGAAGATCAGCGAGCATCTTCTTCCATCGACTACCGCTTATCACGAGATCTGGCTCACCGACTACGACGGAAAGAAGACGCAGGTCGCTGGTGACGCCGTCCAGGACTTTGAGCCCCTTTATGGACCTACTTACCTCCCCCGCAAGTTCAAGATCTCGATCGCCATCCCCCCACACAACGATGTTGACGTGTACGCTCACGATATCGGCCTGATTGCCATCAAGGGCAACGACGGACATCTGCTTGGCTTCAACCTtcttgtcggtggtggtatGGGTACCActcacaacaacaagaagacgTATCCCCAGACCGGTCGCATGCTTGGTTTCGTCAAGGCTGACCAGACCCATATCGCCTGTGAGAAGGTCATGCTCGTCCAACGCGACCACGGTGACCGCAAGAACCGCAAGCACGCCAGATTGAAGTACACCGTTGACGATCTGACTGTCGATGTCTTTAGGTCCAAGGTTGAGGAACTTTGGGGCCAGCCGTTCCTGCCTGCCAAGCCCTTCCACTTTGACAGCAATATCGACACTTTTGGCTGGCTCAAGGATGAGACTGGCATGAACCACTTCACCATGTTCATTGAGAACGGCCGTATCGAGGACACTGCCGACTTCCAGATGAAGACTGGCCTCAGGGAGATTGCCAAGGTTCATAAGGGCGAGTTCCgcctcacccccaaccagCATCTTATCCTCAGCAACGTTGCCGACGAGGATCTGGACACCCTCAAGAAACTTCTCGCCCAGTACAAGCTTGACAACCTCCACTTCTCCGCCCTCCGTCTCTCTTCTTCCGCCTGCGTTGCCTTTCCCACCTGCGGTCTCGCCATGGCCGAGTCTGAGCGCTACCTCCCGGTGCTGATCTCCAAGCTGGAGGCCTGCCTCGAGGAGAACGGCCTCAGGCAAGACAGCATCGTCATGCGCATGACCGGTTGCCCCAACGGTTGCGCCCGCCCCTGGTTGGCCGAGGTTGCCTTTGTCGGCAAGGCCTACGGTGCTTACAACATGTATCTCGGTGGTGGGTACCACGGCCAGAGACTCAACAAGCTCTaccgcagcagcatcaaggaGGACGAGATTCTCGAGATCATGAGGGGCTTGCTCAGCCGGTACGCcaaggagagggagcagggCGAAAGATTTGGTGACTGGACCATCCGTGCCGGCATCATCAAGGCTACCACCGATGGCCGCAACTTCCACGAGGGtgttgccgaggaggaggaggaggaggcagaggagtGA